CGTTTCCGGCGTCGGGAGTCGTTTCGGCCGCCGATTCGGCGGCCATCTCCTGGGAAACGCCTTCCGCCGTCTCGCGTGTCGTTTCGGCGTGCTCGTCCTCCGTTTCGGGGTCGGGCGGGGAGGGGTCGTTCGACATATCCCGTCGTTACCGAGCGGGGTGCAAAAGCGTATCGCACCCAACTGTTTTGATACCCGGCGGAAATGGAGGTAGTATGAAGGTCTTATTGGGAATCGGCGGGAGCGATGACTCCCTTACCGCGCTCTCCCGAACCGTCGAGCGCGCGGTCGCGGCGGACGACGAACTGACGGTCGCCATCCTTGACAACCCGGAAAGCGATCTGGCGAAGGACGACATCACGGAGAAGGTACAGGCGGTACTGGACGACGTCGGGTTCGACGCGACCGTTCGGGACGTCTCCGGCGACCCCGGGAGCCGACTGCTCGACATCGCCGAAAGCGAAGGGTTCGAACAGATCGTTCTCGGCGGCGGCCAGCGCAGTCCGATGGGGAAGATCCGCTTGGGCCAGATCGCGGAGTTCGTCCTATTGAACTCGCACGTCTCGGTGAAACTAGTACGATGAGTCCCGACCGCCGGTTCCCGGACGAGCCCGCCGGGCCGTTCCCGGAACCACCGCAGACGTTCACCGACCGCGAAGGGCGAGACATCGAGGTCCGTCCCTTCGAGGAGGGGGATGCGGAAGCACTCGTCTCGATGTACGTCGATTTCGACCCGGCCGACCGGGCACAGGGGATTCCCCCGGCCACGGAACCACGGGTGCGCAACTGGGTGGAGACGTTAACCGACGGCGACGGGTTGAACGTCATCGCGTGGGACGGTGACGAGGTCGCGGGTCATGCGACCCTCGTTCCCGACGGGAACTCCTCCTACGAACTCGCCATCTTCGTGCATCAGGGGTACCAACGCGCCGGAATCGGATCGCACCTCATCCGTACCCTCCTCGGCTACGGGCGACAGGAAGGCATCGACAAGGTGTGGCTCACGGTCGAACGATGGAACCGCGCCGCCGTCAACCTCTATCGCAACGTCGGGTTCGAAACCGCCGACGCCGAGAGTTTCGAGCTAGAGATGGTTTTGCGGTTGTGAGATTTTTTCACGGCCATCCTTTCGTTACCGTGTCGTATGCTATATTCAACCGAACGATTTTTGCTCGCGCGACCACCATAGCCGCGTAATCGTGAGCGATCTACTGTCCATCTCGAATCTCAAAACGCAGTTCCACACCGAGCGGGGAACTGTCGAAGCGGTGGACGACTTCGAACTGAATATCCGCGAGGCGAAACGATCGGACTCGTCGGCGAATCAGGGTCCGGAAAGAGTGTTACCGCGCTCTCGGCGATGCAACTCATCGACGACCCGGGTGAAGTCGTCTCGGGTGATATCGAATTCCAACACGCCGAAGTCGCCGAAACGTTCGCCGAGAAATATCCGAGCGGCGTCGGGGAGTTCGTGTTCCCCGACGAGGGCTACATCGACATCATGGCCGCGCCCGAATCCGTCATGCGGGACATCCGCGGCAGCGAGATGGGGATGATCTTCCAGGACCCCATGACCTCGCTCAACCCGGCACTGACCGTCGGCGAGCAGGTGGCCGAAAGCCTTCGACTCCACCAGTACGGCGGCCAGCGAAAGGATAGCTGGTGGAACGCGGTGCGGGAAATCGCCCCGAAACTCGGCAACGACGAAATCGACGGCGAACTCCTCGAAGACACCATCGACATCCTCGAAGAGGTGGGGATTCCGGAACCGGAATCCCGCGTGGAGGAGTACCCACACGAGTTCTCGGGCGGGATGCGCCAGCGCGTCCTCATCGCCATCGCGCTCGCGTGCAAGCCGAAACTGCTCATCGCGGACGAGCCGACGACCGCACTGGACGTGACGATTCAGGCCCAGATTCTCGACCTCATCAACGACCTGCAGGACGAGTTGGGCATGTCCGTCTTCATGATCACCCACGACCTCGGCGTCGTCGCCGAGACCTGTGACCGCGTCGCGGTGATGTACGCGGGCGACCTCGTGGAAGTCGGTCCCGTGGACGAGATTTTCCACAACCCGAGCCACCCGTACACCTACGCGCTCCTCGAATCCGTCCCGCGCGAGGACAAGGAACGGCTGACTCCCATCGAGGGGAACGTTCCCGACCTCATCGACATGCCGCAGGGGTGTCACTTCGCCGACCGCTGTCCGTGGGCGCAACCCGAATGTACGCAGGGTGAAATTCCGAACCTCCAACACGGTCCGGAGGACCTGGACCACCGCGCCAAGTGCGTCCTCGAATCGTTCGACAAAACGGAGTACATCCAGGAACAGGAGAGTCTCACGACCAGTGACCACGAAATCGGCGACACGCTGGTCGAAGTCGATCAACTGAAGAAGCACTACTCGCGCGCGGACGACTTCCTCGACAAGTGGCTCTCGGACGGCGACGACAGCGTGAAAGCGGTCGATGGCATCTCGTTCGACATCTACGAGGGCGAGACCGTGGGGTTGGTTGGCGAGTCCGGCTGTGGCAAATCGACCGCCGGGCGGTCGCTGCTCCGGCTCGAAGACCTGACCGACGGGCGAGTCGTCTTCGCCGGAACGGACCTCGGCGGCTTGGACGGCGACGAGATGCGCGATCGGCGCAAGGACGTCCAGATGATCTTCCAGGACCCGCTGTCCAGTCTGGACCCCCGGATGTCCATCGGGAGTATCATCGCGGAACCGCTCAAGATCCACGGATTGGCGAAGGAGAACCGACGGGAACGCGTGGAGGAACTGATGGAGAACGTCGGCCTCGACCCCAGTCAGCGCGACCGGTACCCGCACGAGATTTCCGGCGGCCAGCGCCAGCGTGTCGGCATCGCCCGCGCGCTCGCGGTGGACCCGGACTTCATCGTCGCCGACGAACCGGTCTCGGCGCTGGACGTCTCCGTGCAGGCCCAGATCATCAACCTGCTCGAAGACCTGCAGGACGAGTTCGGCCTGACGTTCCTGTTCATCGCGCACGACCTCTCCGTGGTTCGGCACATCTCCGACCGTATCGCCGTGATGTACCTCGGCGAAATCGTGGAGATAGCGGACACGGACGAACTGTTTGCCGATCCGAAACACCCCTACACGCAGGCGTTACTCTCGGCGATTCCGGAACCCGACCCGAGAGCGGACACCGACGACCGCGTCATCCTCAAGGGCGACGTTCCGTCGCCCATCGACCCGCCGAGCGGCTGTCACTTCCGGACGCGCTGTCCGCAGATTATCCCACCGGAGGGAATGGACATCGACCAGCAGGCGTACCGCGAAGTGATGAACTACCGCGAGCGAGTCGAAAACCGCGCCATCAACCTCGATTCGATTCACGAGCAGGCGGCGGAGGGAGGGGCCCCGACACAAGCCGCGACCGACGGCGGTGAAAAGCGGGCGGACGCCCAGTCCACGGCGGACGTGGAATCTCCCGCTTCGACGGACGAACCGATGGGCCGACAGCCTGTGGACGATTCGTTCCACGCCGTTCTCTGGGACAGGTTGTTCGAGACGGAACCGACGGGCGAACCGCGTGAGGTCGTTGCCGAATCGTTCGACCATCTCGCCGATGGCGATTGGGAATCGGCGGAGTCACTCCTGCGCGAACAGTTTGCGAGCATCTGCGAGCAGCAGAATCCGGTGCTTCAGGACACGACCCACCCGTCGGCCTGTCACCTCTACGACCAACCGTAGTAGTCGATTCGACATTTCTGTTCATCGAGTTCCTTTATTCACCATCTCGAAACACGCGTGTGCAATACCACGCGTCGAAGGAGCATAGACGACGATGCCGCCAGATTCGTCGCCGAACCATCCCGGAACGTCGTTTTTCCTAATGAAAAACGGTGTTCTATTTAAGAATCCAAACTTTATGTGCGGAAATGTGGCTAATTGTTGGCGCTGTTCGACTGTTTCTTTCATTTCTTTCCCGTTCTGAATACTATTGGTCCGGTATGTTTATATACAACATGTGACCACACTGGCGTATGGCGTCACGCGACAGATTGACTGACAGACGTAATTTCCTCAAAGCTGCTGGTGGTGCCGCGGCAGCAGCGACGCTCGCTGGTTGTATCGGCGGTAACACGGGCGACGACGACAGTTCGACGAGCGATGGTAACGGTGGCGGAGACAACACCGATAACGGAAACGGCGGCGACAAGAGCGGCACGCTGACCTACACCCGCGGTAGCGGTTCGGGGTCGCTCGACTTCCAGAACACGACGAGCGGTGAAGCCGCGAAGGTGACGAACCAGATTTACGACACGCTCATCGCGTTCAAACCCGGAAAGACCTCCCTCACCGAAGGGCTCGCGACGAACTGGAAGGTCGACGGCAAGACGGTCACGCTCGACCTCCGGAAGAACGTCAAGTTCCACAACGGAGAGACGTTCACCGCGGACGACTTCGTCGCCTCCTACCGACGGTTCGTGGATACGGATTACAAGTACTACCCCGGCAAGAAGTACGCCTCCTCGTACGGTCCGTACACGCTCGGCGTCATCGAGGACGTGAAAGCGAAGAGCGACAACGAGTTGGAGATCACCTTGGAGAAGAAGTACGCGCCGATCCTGCCGAACCTCGCCATGTTCGTCTCGGCGGTTCACTCCAAGAAAGCGATCGAGGAGAAGGGCAAGGACCTCAAATCGGACCCTGTCGGCACCGGGCCGTTCAAATTCAAAAACTGGGACACGAACAACAACCGAATCCGCCTCGAAAAGAACGACGATTACTGGGGCGATGGTCCCTACGTGGACGAAGTCGTCTTCACGGTCGTCGGGAGCAACACCTCGCGCGCCCAGACGCTCGACACTGGCAACGCCGACATCATCGACGGACTCGGCGCACAGTCGTCCAAGCAGGTCAAGCAGTCCGGCAACGCGGAACTCGTCTCGGCCGCCGGTATCAACGTCGGCTACATGGCGTTCAACATGGCGAAGGTGAAGCCGTTCCGGAAGAAGAAGGTCCGGCAGGCCATCAGCTACGCCATCAACACGAAGGCCATCGTCAACACCATCTTCGATGGTATCGCAAAGGAGGCGAACCAGCCGATTCCGGAAAGCGTCATGGGCTACAACGACAGCATCAGCCCGTACGAGCACAACCCGGAGAAGGCGAAGAAGTTGCTGAAGGAAGCGGGCTACGGCGACGGTTTCTCGTTCGAGTTGGCGACGTTCAAGAACCCGCGGACGTACAACCCGAGTCCGATTCAGGCCGCCCAGACGGTCAAATCGAACCTCCACCAAGTCGGTATCGAGGTGACCATCCACCAGCAGGCGTTCGATCCGTTCCTCGATTACACCAGTAGCGGAAAGCACGACGCGTGTTTCCTCGGCTGGATGACGGACAACGCCGACCCGGACAACTTCTACTACGCGCTGCTCCACCCCGGCGTCTCCATCGACAAGGTTCCGAAGGGACAGGACTGGGTCAGCTTCGACGCGGAGAACTTCAACACGCTCAACGTGGCCGGATGGGCGAACACGGACTTCATGAAGCTCGTCGAGGACGCGCAAGTGACCTACGACAACGCGACGCGGAAGAAGAAGTACAAGAAGGCGGGCAAACTCGCACACGACGAAGCGCCGTGGGTGTTCATGGACCACGCGAAGGACCTCCGTGGCGTTCACAACAGGGTCAGCGGGTTCGAACTCGCACCCATCAGCGGTCCGTTCCTCCGTCTCGTGAAACTCAACTGACTGATTGTAGTAACGAGCATTTTTTGACCCCGCAAAATTGACCTTGGTGTAGATGATATCCAAGCGGTTTGTTGTCAAGCGACTGTTGCTACTCGTTCCCGTGCTACTCGGGGTGGCGACGTTCGTCTTCGCCATTCTGCAACTGTCACCGGGTGATCCCGCGAAGGTGGTTGCCGGTCAACGGGCGTCGAAGGCGTTCGTCGAGCAAGTTCGCCACCAGATGGGACTGGACCAACCGATTTGGGTCCAGTACCTCGATTTCCTGTGGAAGGCGCTTCACCTCAATCTCGGAAAGTCCTACCAGATTCAAAAGGGTGTTCCGGTCACGAACATCCTCCTGCACAAGCTTCCCGTTACCGTCGAGCTAGCGATTTACGGGCAGATATTCGGCATCCTGTTCGGAATCCCGCTCGGCGTGATTTCGGCCATCAAGCAGGACTCCGCGACCGACCACCTCACCCGCCTCGGTGCGCTGACCGGCATCAGCGTCCCGATTTACTGGAGCGGACCGCTCATCATTCTGTTGTTCGCCCAGATTCTCCATCTGTTCCCGCCGAGCCAGCGCATCGCATCACAGTTCAGCATTCCGCTTGTCACCGGCCTCATCACCGTCGATACGTTGTTGAGCGGTAACCTCGCGGCGTTCCAATCGGCCGTGATGCACCTGTTCTTGCCCGCGCTCGTCATCGGTATCTACTCGATGGCGCTCATCTCGCGCATGATGCGGTCGTCCATGCTGGAGGTCGTCCGGCAGGACTACATCCGAACCGCCCGCGCGAAGGGGCAGGGAACCAAGATCACGATGCTGAAACACGGCTTCCGAAACGCGTTGATTCCGGTCATCACCGTCATCGGTATCCAGTTCGGTACCCTGCTCGGCGGCGCAGTGCTGACCGAAACCGTCTTCGGGATTACGGGTATCGGAACGCTGCTCGTGAACGCGATCGAAGTCGGTGACTTCCCGGTTGTACAGGGAACCGTGCTGACCTTCGCGCTCCTGTTCACCCTCGTCAACCTGTTCGTCGACATCACCTACTCCTATCTCGACCCGAGGATCCAACAATGAGCACACAAACAGAAAACAGCGAAACGGTTTCCCGTGGCTTTTTCGAACGCCTACGGGCGTCGCCGTTCCTCTCCGAACTCCTGTCGAATCGCCTCGCCGTCACCGGACTCGCCATCATCGTCTTCATGCTCGTAGTGGCGATTTACGCGAGATTTACCATCGATCTCGATACCATCAAACAGACACAGATCGGGGTGATACCGAGCATGCACCCACCGAGCGCGAAGTATCCCTTCGGAACGACCCAACTGGGACGGGACATCTTCCCGCGCGTCCTCTACGGGGCGTGGTACGCCATGCTGTTCGGAACGGTAACGGTCGTCGCCTCCACGACGCTCGGTGTCGGTCTCGGCATCGTCGCGGCCTACTACAGCGACCTCACCGACAACATCATCATGCGGACGATGGACGTGCTGTTGGCGTTCCCATCGCTCCTGCTGTCGCTCGCGTTGGTCGCGATTTTCCCCAATGAATGGGGCTTGTGGCGCGCAGTCGCCGCACTGACCCTCGTCTACACGCCGCGATTCGCCCGCGTCGTCCGCGGAGCGGCCCTGAAAGTGCTCGAAGACGAGTACATCGATGCGACGGTGGCGTTGGGGGCACAGAACGCCCGCGTGCTGGTCCGCCACGTTCTGCCGAACTGCCTCGCGCCGATCACGGTGCAGAGCACGCTCAACTTCGGCCTCGCAATCCTCGACCTCGCGGCGCTATCGTTCCTCGGATTCGGTGGCGCTCCGGGTACCCCGTCGTGGGGACTGATGCTCTCGAACGGCGTCAAGCACGGCCTGTTCAGCATTCCGAGTGCGTGGTGGTGGTCGTTCTTCCCCGGCCTCTTCCTCGCGGTCACGGTGCTGGGCTTCAACCTCCTCGGTGACGGGATGCGCGACGCGCTCGACCCCCGGATGCGCGAAGCGGTCGACTGATGGATTTCGCCGGTTATCTGCGCCCGCGACTCCGTCTCATCGTTCGATTCGGACTTTTTGGCATTGTCCTCAGCAGTGCTGCCATGCTCCTCGTCGTCGCTAATGGAGAGACGGTCTCGTTCGCCAGTCGGAAGACGTTCGCGGTCACTACACTCGCGTTCGGGTTCGCCATCCTCGGCTGGTCGGGTTCGGTGTTCGCTGGGTCCGCAATCGAAAATGTGCAGGAACACCTCGATACGAATTCGAACTGGACGGAGGCGGGGTCCCGCCGAGCCATGACGGCCATCGGAAGTTTCGGCGCTGGCGGCATGCTCGGCGTCGTCGTTATGACGACCGTCTTGCGTGCGGCACACTGAGCCGCAACATTTTTTATTATATCATTGTTATGGAGTATATGGTCGTCTTCGAAACACTGTTTGTGGGCGTCTTATTCGCCCTATTCGGCGTCGTCGTCACGACAAAGCCGCAGGAAGTGTTTGGGATCAGACAATCAGTTGCGGTCGCATCGACCGGCGAACTCGGCGAGTTCGGTGTCGCGCGGTATCAGACCTACGGGTTGCTCTGTGTCCTCGCCGGATTGCTTCTCGCATTGGTTCCCTTCTTCCTTCCTTAAGGCTCGACGAGTTTCGACGCGAACCACTCACCGGCGACGGTGGCAACTGCCTCCAGCGTTCCCGGTTCCTCGAACAGGTGCCCCGCCCCATCGACGACCTCCAATCGCTTTTCACAGCCCAACTCGTCGTACGCTTCCCGATTCAGTTCGAGGACGTCGGTGTCCCGTCCGCCGACGACGAACAGCGACGGGGCGGTCACATCGGCGAGAGCGTTCATCGCGAGGTCCACGCGCCCGCCGCGCGAGACCGTCGCTCCGATGTCCGGACGGCGTGCGGCGGCACGCAGTGCAGCGGCCGCACCCGTACTCGATCCGAAGTACCCGACACGACGCTCCGCGATTCCCCGCTCGTCTTCGAGCCACTTCGTCGCCGCGACGAGGCGGTCGGTCAGTAATCCAATGTCGAACCGATTCGCGTACGTCTCGTCCTCCGCTTCGGTGAGCAAGTCGAACAGGAGCGTCCCGAGGCCGAACTCGTGGAGTCGATCCGCGACGAAGTTGTTTCGTGGGCTGTGCCGACTACTCCCGCTCCCGTGTGCGAACACCACGACTCCCGTCGAACCCTCCGGAACGTCGAGAAACCCGTCGAGGCGAACGGAATCGATGGGTATCTCGACCGTGTTCTCCCCCGGCATATCGCGCTGACTATCGTCGCGAGAGTGCCTAACCTTGGTGGCTCCACGGTCCAACGCTCGCCGATCACCGATCACCAATTACCAGTTTTCGATCACCGATTACCGGCAAGCCGTTGCTCCGCGTCGTCCCGCTCCGCGGGCGTGTTGACGTTTACCGTCCATCCGTCGGTTTGCCCCACCAGCATCGTATTCTCGGCGACGAACCGCTCGATGGACTCCGCGAGTTCGTATTCGCCGCGCACCGACAACTCGGTCTCGGCACACGCCTCGAAGATCGAGGGACTGTAAACCGCGAATCCCACCGCGATGAGGCTCGGTTCGGGCGGGTCGTCGGGTTCCTTTTCGATTCCGAGTAACTCACCGCCGTCCGTCACGTCACAAATAGCCTTCACGCGCGCCGCCTCAGTCGGGACTTCTTCGACCTGTTGTACTGCATCCACTCCCACTTCGCGCTGTCGTGTGACCAGCGGTTCGAGGTCCGCGCGGATCACACAGTCGCCGTCGAAACACATGAAATCCCCTTCGACGTACGGTTCGGCCTGCAACAGCGCGTGTGCCATCCCCAACTGCTCGTCCTGTCGGACGTACGTTATCGGGACGCCGGAGAACGACGCCCCGTATCGTTTCCGAATCCGTTTCCCTTCGTATCCGACGACGACGACCAACTCCTCCGCGTCGAGTTCGAGGGCGTTCTCGAAACAGCGAGTCAGGATCGGTTTTCCGGCTACCTCGACCAGCGCTTTCGGTTTCTCGTCGGTGAGTGGCCGAAGACGGGTTCCTTTTCCGGCGGCGAGGACGACTGCTTGCATAGGGTTGCTACACGCTACACCCCCACGACGGATAATTTCGGGGTCTATGCTCGAACGTTTTCCCCGATTTGCTCGCCGAACTCGCCATCCTCGAAGACGATGTGGCCGCGAACCATCGTCGTCTCGGGGAACACACCCTTCCACCCTTCGAACGGCGTCCAGTCGCAGTTGGTATGGAGGTCGTCCGCTCGAATCTCGCGGGATTCATCGGGGTCGACGAAGACGAGGTCGGCCATCCGACCCTCCTCGATTCGGCCCTTTCGCGGCAGTCCGAACACCTTCGACGGGTTTCGAGCCGTGAGGTCGGCGACGCGTTCGTAGCTGAGATTCCCTTTGCGTGCTTGCTCCAACAGGAGCGGGAGCATCGTCTCGACGCCTGGTACGCCGCTCGGTGCGTCCCAGATTCCGGCGTCCTTCTCCTCGCGCGTGTGGGGTGCGTGGTCGGTCGCGATCATATCCACCGTCCCGTTCGCCACGCGTGCGAAGACTTCCTCGCGGCGCTCTTCGCTCCGGAGCGGGGGATTCATCCGCCCGAACGTCCCGAGTTCGTCGAGGTGGTCGCGCGAGAGTAACATGTGATGCGGCGTCACCTCGCAGGTCGCACCCGCGTCCTTCGCCGCGTCGATTCCCTCCGGCGTGCTGGTGTGGGCGATGTGCAGTCGCGCGTCGAGGTCGTTCCCGATTTTACACGCCCGTTCGACGGCGTCGGCCTCGGCTTCCGCGGTTCGGTAGGCGCTCCACGCGTCCGCGTCGTCGCGAGATTTCGCGTCCGAGTCGAACAGGTCGGCGTTCTCGGCGTGCACCGTCACGACGATGTACTCGTCCGTCGCTCGCTCCACCGCCACCCGAAACAGGTCCTCCTCGATACCCATCTTCCCGGTCGAATCCGCCAGAAACACCTCGCCGAGCGCGAGAATCGGCTTCTCGAACAGTTCGTCCGGATTCCAGTCGGGTGTGACACCCCCGTTGATGCCGTAATCGACGTAGGATTCGGCCGCGAGTTCGGCTTTCTCGTCGAACGACGTCGCATCGACCGTCGGTGGGTTGGTGTTCGGTTGGTCCACGACCGTCGTCACGCCACCCGCAGCAGCGCTCTTGCTACCGGTCTCCCACGTCTCCTTGTGTGAAAAGCCGGGCTGTCGGAAGTGGACGTGAGCGTCGATAGCGCCGGGTAACAACAGTTTTCCAGTCGCATCGACCACCTCGCCGGACTCCGTGAGCGAAGAGCCGACGGCCGATATCCTCCCGGCGTCTGTGTCGATACGAACGTCTCGTCTACTCCCAGAAGGTAGCGTCGCGTTCCGGATTGTGAGCATACTCGCCACTGTTCCGGGAATCGCCCTAAATCCCTCGGTCAACGTGTTCGACCGTCACGTCCGCGCCACCGACCAACATCTCCTCGATTATCTCGACGACGCGCTTCGGGTCGCTATCACCGTCCACCTTGGCGATACTCCCGACCGAATCGGGATTGAACGGGACGTCGAGGGCGGAATAAATCGGGTCCAAGACGCCCGCGATTTCACCGTGGTCGTCTACGATGACGACGCCGGAAACGAGCGCCGCGCCGGTTCGAACCCGTTGTGCCACGCCGGCAACCTTCCCCTTCCACTGGAGCGAGTAATCGCCCGGACAGAACGACCGTTCCGGCTCGCCGCGCTGGGCCGGAACACCCAGTCGCCAGAACGCGCGCTGGAGGTCCTCCGTGATTTCGGCGTACCGCTTTTCCATGCCCGTTCGCATGTCCGCCAGCGGGACCGTTTTGGCGAACGCAACCGTCGTTCCGGTGTATGCGACGGCACGTCCACCGACGCTTCGTTCGAGAGGTTCGAACCCACACGCCCGCGCGACGGATTTCGCGACGTCGTACTTCTCGGCACGGGTATCCCGCCGCCCGAACGCGACCTGTCGATGTGGCGTCCAGACGCGGACCGCGGATTCCTCCGTGTCCGCCGTCTCCGTGAGCATCGCGGCAGTGACCTGCCGGTCCTCATCCCGCGTCTCCGCCTGCCCACGCAGCACACGCATGGGCCACTATTGTGACCCGATGTATGTAAACGCTCCCGCTCGTAACTGGGTTCATGGTCGGGCTTCCCCCTGACGTGCTGTCGCGCTATCCTCGATTTTCGATCTACAACTCGCCGTACGCCGCACACGATGACGGCTGTGCTATCGACCTCTATCCCGACAACGAGGAGCCACGGACGCCCCTCGCGCCGAGTCCCGTCGCTGGTGAGGTGGTCGAAACCCGGACGGTAACGGCCCCGTCGAAACCCTACGCCGTGGAGCATGACCATCTCATCGTGATCGATACCGGCGACTACCTCGCGCGCACCCTGCACGTCGACCCATCGGTCGAACCGGGAGACACGGTCGAAGTCGGCGACTCGCTCGGTGAGTTGGTTCGCTCGGGTTTTTTCGCGCCGTGGGTCGCAAACCACATTCATCTCGGATTCCGCGAACTCGGATCGAACCCCGTGCGCGCATCCGGGTCGCTCCCGCTCGACCTTCCGGTAGACGTGGAACCGATTCCGTGGGACGGCACCGGGCAAGTGGTCGAGACCGGGGACACGTTCGTCGTCCTCGATTCGCCGGTGCATCCCGCCCCCGGCGAGCGCTTCGCGGGCATCGAAGCAGTGGTCGGCGGCGATGCCGTGGTACTGGATGGTGGACTGCCACACTACGAGGGAGGCGGCGTACTCCGTACGCCGGAATATCGAGCGGTAACGCCGCGAGATGGCGGTGCGCTCCGCGCACCGGAAGGTCGAGTGGAAACGGAATCGGAACCAGTGGCCCCGGAGCCAGTCTCACTGTTCGACGCTCGTGTCGGGAGGTCCGTCGGTCGCACCGTGACGTGGGACGACGTGAGGGTTTGTGCGAACGGCGAACCGATTACCGGCCTCTCCCTGTTCGTCTCGCTGGAGCAGTTCGGCGCGAAACTCGTCCGTCCCGGCCACGACTTTTCGGTCGGCGACTCGATTTCGGTGGAGATTCGCTGAGCTATCGAGTCCCTGTTTTGGCTTACTCCGCGCTGTTTTCGTATTCGTCCTTCAGTCTCTGGTATCGGTCATCCTGACGAATCTGGTCCCATCTTCGTTTAAAAACCTTCGTCACTATTTGAACTCGATATCGTCCAGTTCCACCCCTTCGCCGAACAGCCACGCGGCGTGTTCGAGGGCGTAGTCCCGATGGCCTTCCTCGATGTAGCCGACCGCATCCTCCACGATGATGGGTTTGAAATCGCGCAGTCCGGCGCTTCCGGCAGTGTGAAGCACACAGACGTTCGCCAGCGTCCCACAGATGAGCAAGTCGTGGATGTCGTGGGCGTTCAGGTAGCCTTCGAGGTCGGTCTGGTAGAAGGCGTCGTAGGTGTACTTCGTGACGACGTGGTCGTCCTCGCGAACGTCGAAGTCGTCCACGACCTCGGCCTCCCACGAACCTTCGAGGACGTGTTCGCCCCAGCGGTCGAACTCGTCGTAGTAGTGAGTGTCCTCGAACTGCTCGGGCGTGTGCACGTCGCGGGTGAACACGACGGACGCACCT
The genomic region above belongs to Haladaptatus sp. R4 and contains:
- a CDS encoding universal stress protein, with protein sequence MKVLLGIGGSDDSLTALSRTVERAVAADDELTVAILDNPESDLAKDDITEKVQAVLDDVGFDATVRDVSGDPGSRLLDIAESEGFEQIVLGGGQRSPMGKIRLGQIAEFVLLNSHVSVKLVR
- a CDS encoding GNAT family N-acetyltransferase; protein product: MSPDRRFPDEPAGPFPEPPQTFTDREGRDIEVRPFEEGDAEALVSMYVDFDPADRAQGIPPATEPRVRNWVETLTDGDGLNVIAWDGDEVAGHATLVPDGNSSYELAIFVHQGYQRAGIGSHLIRTLLGYGRQEGIDKVWLTVERWNRAAVNLYRNVGFETADAESFELEMVLRL
- a CDS encoding ABC transporter substrate-binding protein; this translates as MASRDRLTDRRNFLKAAGGAAAAATLAGCIGGNTGDDDSSTSDGNGGGDNTDNGNGGDKSGTLTYTRGSGSGSLDFQNTTSGEAAKVTNQIYDTLIAFKPGKTSLTEGLATNWKVDGKTVTLDLRKNVKFHNGETFTADDFVASYRRFVDTDYKYYPGKKYASSYGPYTLGVIEDVKAKSDNELEITLEKKYAPILPNLAMFVSAVHSKKAIEEKGKDLKSDPVGTGPFKFKNWDTNNNRIRLEKNDDYWGDGPYVDEVVFTVVGSNTSRAQTLDTGNADIIDGLGAQSSKQVKQSGNAELVSAAGINVGYMAFNMAKVKPFRKKKVRQAISYAINTKAIVNTIFDGIAKEANQPIPESVMGYNDSISPYEHNPEKAKKLLKEAGYGDGFSFELATFKNPRTYNPSPIQAAQTVKSNLHQVGIEVTIHQQAFDPFLDYTSSGKHDACFLGWMTDNADPDNFYYALLHPGVSIDKVPKGQDWVSFDAENFNTLNVAGWANTDFMKLVEDAQVTYDNATRKKKYKKAGKLAHDEAPWVFMDHAKDLRGVHNRVSGFELAPISGPFLRLVKLN
- a CDS encoding ABC transporter permease: MISKRFVVKRLLLLVPVLLGVATFVFAILQLSPGDPAKVVAGQRASKAFVEQVRHQMGLDQPIWVQYLDFLWKALHLNLGKSYQIQKGVPVTNILLHKLPVTVELAIYGQIFGILFGIPLGVISAIKQDSATDHLTRLGALTGISVPIYWSGPLIILLFAQILHLFPPSQRIASQFSIPLVTGLITVDTLLSGNLAAFQSAVMHLFLPALVIGIYSMALISRMMRSSMLEVVRQDYIRTARAKGQGTKITMLKHGFRNALIPVITVIGIQFGTLLGGAVLTETVFGITGIGTLLVNAIEVGDFPVVQGTVLTFALLFTLVNLFVDITYSYLDPRIQQ
- a CDS encoding ABC transporter permease, which produces MSTQTENSETVSRGFFERLRASPFLSELLSNRLAVTGLAIIVFMLVVAIYARFTIDLDTIKQTQIGVIPSMHPPSAKYPFGTTQLGRDIFPRVLYGAWYAMLFGTVTVVASTTLGVGLGIVAAYYSDLTDNIIMRTMDVLLAFPSLLLSLALVAIFPNEWGLWRAVAALTLVYTPRFARVVRGAALKVLEDEYIDATVALGAQNARVLVRHVLPNCLAPITVQSTLNFGLAILDLAALSFLGFGGAPGTPSWGLMLSNGVKHGLFSIPSAWWWSFFPGLFLAVTVLGFNLLGDGMRDALDPRMREAVD
- a CDS encoding dienelactone hydrolase family protein, giving the protein MPGENTVEIPIDSVRLDGFLDVPEGSTGVVVFAHGSGSSRHSPRNNFVADRLHEFGLGTLLFDLLTEAEDETYANRFDIGLLTDRLVAATKWLEDERGIAERRVGYFGSSTGAAAALRAAARRPDIGATVSRGGRVDLAMNALADVTAPSLFVVGGRDTDVLELNREAYDELGCEKRLEVVDGAGHLFEEPGTLEAVATVAGEWFASKLVEP
- a CDS encoding sugar phosphate nucleotidyltransferase; the protein is MQAVVLAAGKGTRLRPLTDEKPKALVEVAGKPILTRCFENALELDAEELVVVVGYEGKRIRKRYGASFSGVPITYVRQDEQLGMAHALLQAEPYVEGDFMCFDGDCVIRADLEPLVTRQREVGVDAVQQVEEVPTEAARVKAICDVTDGGELLGIEKEPDDPPEPSLIAVGFAVYSPSIFEACAETELSVRGEYELAESIERFVAENTMLVGQTDGWTVNVNTPAERDDAEQRLAGNR
- a CDS encoding dihydroorotase; protein product: MLTIRNATLPSGSRRDVRIDTDAGRISAVGSSLTESGEVVDATGKLLLPGAIDAHVHFRQPGFSHKETWETGSKSAAAGGVTTVVDQPNTNPPTVDATSFDEKAELAAESYVDYGINGGVTPDWNPDELFEKPILALGEVFLADSTGKMGIEEDLFRVAVERATDEYIVVTVHAENADLFDSDAKSRDDADAWSAYRTAEAEADAVERACKIGNDLDARLHIAHTSTPEGIDAAKDAGATCEVTPHHMLLSRDHLDELGTFGRMNPPLRSEERREEVFARVANGTVDMIATDHAPHTREEKDAGIWDAPSGVPGVETMLPLLLEQARKGNLSYERVADLTARNPSKVFGLPRKGRIEEGRMADLVFVDPDESREIRADDLHTNCDWTPFEGWKGVFPETTMVRGHIVFEDGEFGEQIGENVRA